One Epinephelus lanceolatus isolate andai-2023 chromosome 10, ASM4190304v1, whole genome shotgun sequence genomic region harbors:
- the hcst gene encoding hematopoietic cell signal transducer produces MAYNKFFIVVFCLLSNLAGALTESTVSCYRIEPGTIAGIICADVLLTLVIVVITYRCASVRRQKIENANKVYMNVRANCKS; encoded by the exons ATGGCTTACAACAAATTCTTTATCGTCGTCTTTTGTCTTCTGAGCA ACCTGGCTGGGGCCCTCACAG AGAGCACTGTGTCTTGCTACAGGATCGAGCCGGGGACAATAGCAGGCATCATTTGTGCAGATGTGCTGCTGACCCTCGTCATTGTTGTCATCACCTACCGATGTGCCAGTGTTCGGCGTCAGAAGATTGAAAATG CTAACAAAGTGTACATGAATGTCCGGGCCAACTGCAAGAGCTAA